One genomic segment of Hymenobacter psoromatis includes these proteins:
- a CDS encoding 4Fe-4S binding protein codes for MAIMITDECINCGACEPECPNTAIYEGGAQWRWADGTTLKEVQTIDGHLAGGTEPQRPVSNEYYYIVTDKCTECVGFHEEPQCAAVCPVDCCVDDPDHRESRERLTNKQQWLHKAA; via the coding sequence ATGGCCATCATGATAACCGACGAGTGCATCAACTGTGGTGCCTGCGAACCGGAATGCCCCAACACCGCCATTTACGAGGGCGGTGCGCAGTGGCGCTGGGCCGATGGCACCACGCTGAAAGAAGTACAAACCATCGACGGGCACCTGGCCGGCGGCACCGAGCCCCAGCGCCCGGTATCGAACGAGTACTACTACATTGTAACCGATAAGTGCACCGAGTGCGTGGGCTTCCACGAGGAGCCGCAGTGCGCCGCCGTGTGCCCCGTCGACTGCTGCGTCGATGACCCCGACCACCGCGAAAGCCGCGAGCGCCTGACGAACAAGCAGCAGTGGCTGCATAAAGCAGCGTAG
- a CDS encoding acyl-CoA reductase, translated as MLNHASRLAAFAALGRRLATLADAEITDLAARARNQNAWFDLPNVRTALAGVAHLLAEPALSHWASRYRAEPPTPRQVGVVMAGNIPLVGFHDLLCVLLSGHSLLAKLSKDDTVLMLWIIQELTTIEPAFGERIQVMERLNAADAFIATGSDNTARYFEFYFKSRPHLIRRNRTSLAVLTGHETGEEMTLLGADIFQYYGLGCRNVSKLYVPAGYDFVPLLDALQPWQTVLNQHKFQNNYDYNKSIMLVNAVPHFDNGFLLLTESAALVSPISVVHYATYAQEIDLLDQLTNVAAQTQALVSAGGRYAGSVSFGQAQHPGVADYADGIDTMEFLAAEL; from the coding sequence ATGCTGAATCACGCTTCCCGCCTGGCTGCCTTCGCGGCGCTGGGCCGCCGCCTCGCTACCCTTGCCGACGCGGAGATTACCGACCTCGCCGCCCGCGCCCGCAACCAAAACGCCTGGTTCGACCTGCCCAACGTGCGCACCGCCCTGGCCGGCGTGGCCCATTTGCTGGCCGAGCCCGCCCTCAGCCACTGGGCCAGCCGCTACCGAGCCGAGCCCCCTACCCCCCGCCAGGTGGGCGTAGTGATGGCCGGCAATATTCCACTCGTGGGCTTTCACGATTTGCTGTGCGTGCTGCTCAGCGGCCACTCGCTGCTGGCCAAGCTCAGCAAGGACGATACCGTGCTCATGCTGTGGATTATTCAGGAGCTAACGACTATCGAGCCGGCCTTTGGCGAACGGATACAGGTGATGGAGCGGCTTAACGCGGCCGATGCGTTTATCGCTACCGGCTCGGATAATACGGCGCGCTACTTCGAGTTTTACTTTAAGAGCCGGCCGCACCTCATCCGGCGCAACCGCACGAGCCTGGCCGTGCTCACGGGCCACGAAACAGGCGAGGAAATGACGCTGCTCGGGGCCGATATTTTTCAGTACTATGGCCTGGGCTGCCGCAACGTGAGTAAGCTCTACGTACCCGCTGGCTACGATTTCGTGCCGTTGCTCGATGCGCTGCAGCCCTGGCAAACGGTGCTGAACCAGCACAAGTTTCAGAATAATTACGACTACAACAAGAGCATTATGCTGGTGAACGCGGTGCCGCATTTCGACAACGGCTTCCTGCTGCTGACCGAGAGCGCAGCGCTGGTGTCGCCGATTTCGGTGGTACACTATGCTACTTACGCGCAGGAAATTGACCTGCTCGACCAGCTCACCAACGTGGCGGCCCAGACGCAGGCCCTTGTATCGGCGGGCGGGCGCTACGCGGGGTCCGTATCCTTCGGCCAAGCCCAGCACCCCGGCGTGGCCGACTACGCCGACGGCATTGACACGATGGAGTTTTTGGCGGCTGAATTGTAA
- a CDS encoding nucleoside phosphorylase translates to MIPESELILNPDGTIYHLNLLPDHISDTILTVGDPARVAQVSRHFDSIEFEGVHREFVTHVGYYRGKRLTVLSTGMGTDNIDIVLNELDALVNIDFMSRTVRPPEERLSLRIIRLGTSGSLQPDVPVGALLATQHAVGLDSLMQFYPLVETGLETQVANDLQQKLGLPYAPYVVRGSDLLREQLAADLLLGNTVTCPGFYGPQGRRLRLDLRTPDYMQRLQDFRHQSPEGDFRLSNFEMETAGYYALGQLLGHEVLSLNAIVANRATGEFAPDAADIMDRLIARTLALI, encoded by the coding sequence ATGATTCCCGAATCTGAACTCATCCTGAACCCCGACGGCACGATTTACCACCTTAATCTGCTGCCTGACCATATTTCTGACACTATCCTGACCGTGGGCGACCCGGCGCGGGTAGCACAGGTGAGCCGGCACTTCGACTCCATCGAGTTTGAGGGCGTGCATCGCGAGTTTGTGACCCACGTGGGCTACTACCGGGGGAAGCGCCTGACGGTGCTCAGCACCGGCATGGGCACCGATAACATTGATATTGTGCTGAATGAGCTGGATGCGCTAGTCAATATTGACTTTATGTCGCGCACCGTGCGCCCGCCCGAGGAGCGGCTGAGCTTGCGCATCATCCGGCTGGGTACCAGTGGCAGCCTCCAGCCCGACGTGCCGGTGGGCGCGCTGCTGGCTACTCAGCACGCCGTGGGCCTCGACTCGCTGATGCAGTTCTACCCCTTGGTAGAAACTGGCCTGGAAACGCAGGTGGCCAATGACTTACAACAAAAATTGGGCCTGCCCTATGCACCTTACGTGGTGCGCGGCTCCGACCTGCTGCGCGAGCAGCTGGCCGCCGACCTGCTCCTCGGCAACACCGTGACGTGCCCCGGCTTCTATGGGCCGCAGGGCCGCCGCCTGCGCCTCGACCTGCGCACACCCGACTATATGCAGCGCCTACAGGACTTTCGCCACCAGAGCCCCGAGGGTGATTTCCGCCTCAGTAATTTTGAGATGGAAACCGCCGGCTACTACGCCTTGGGCCAGCTGCTGGGCCACGAAGTGCTGAGCCTCAACGCAATAGTAGCCAACCGCGCTACCGGCGAGTTTGCCCCCGATGCTGCCGACATTATGGACCGGCTCATTGCCCGCACGCTGGCTCTCATCTGA
- a CDS encoding rhodanese-related sulfurtransferase, which translates to MYQVLLYYCYTPLENPEQFRDEHHRLCLDLDLRGRIIVAAEGLNGTVSGTREACATYRATVKADPRFATLEFKMDDVAAHTFQKLHVRVKPEIVHSSLPHVRPHEQTGQHLSPLEFKALKDRDDVVIVDVRSDYEYNLGRFKNAVTLDIENFRDFPERVERLREFQDKKILTYCTGGVKCEKATAFLLEQGFENVYQLHGGIIKYGIEAGGEDFEGQCYVFDGRVAVDVNHVNPSIISRCHHCQQSSPRLINCANPHCNAHLPLCESCGEMLQGACSPACAEHPDKRPYDGTGTYPKQSNHYTPAQGLASYRG; encoded by the coding sequence ATGTACCAAGTCCTGCTCTATTACTGCTATACGCCCCTCGAAAATCCAGAGCAATTCCGCGACGAGCATCATCGTCTGTGCCTTGACCTGGATTTACGCGGGCGCATTATCGTGGCCGCCGAGGGGCTGAATGGTACGGTGTCGGGCACGCGCGAGGCTTGCGCGACCTATAGGGCCACCGTCAAGGCTGACCCGCGCTTCGCTACCCTCGAATTCAAGATGGACGACGTGGCCGCTCACACGTTTCAGAAGCTGCACGTGCGCGTGAAGCCCGAAATTGTGCATAGCAGCCTGCCCCACGTGCGCCCCCACGAGCAAACGGGCCAGCACCTGAGTCCGTTGGAATTCAAGGCGTTGAAAGACCGTGACGACGTGGTGATAGTAGATGTGCGCTCGGACTACGAGTATAACCTGGGCCGCTTCAAAAACGCTGTGACGCTCGATATCGAGAATTTCCGCGATTTTCCCGAGCGGGTGGAACGGCTGCGCGAGTTTCAGGACAAGAAAATCCTGACCTACTGCACCGGCGGCGTGAAGTGCGAAAAAGCCACTGCCTTTTTATTGGAGCAGGGCTTCGAAAACGTGTATCAGCTGCACGGCGGCATTATTAAGTACGGTATTGAGGCTGGTGGCGAGGATTTTGAGGGCCAGTGCTACGTCTTTGATGGCCGCGTGGCGGTGGATGTTAACCACGTGAATCCCAGTATTATATCGCGCTGTCATCACTGCCAGCAGTCCTCGCCCCGCCTCATCAACTGCGCCAATCCGCACTGCAATGCCCACCTGCCGCTGTGCGAAAGCTGCGGCGAAATGCTGCAAGGCGCGTGCTCCCCGGCTTGCGCCGAGCACCCCGACAAGCGGCCGTATGATGGCACGGGCACGTACCCAAAGCAAAGCAACCATTATACCCCCGCGCAGGGTCTGGCTTCGTACAGGGGGTAG
- a CDS encoding DapH/DapD/GlmU-related protein, translating into MENPVIILGAQAVGTAALDAFLSNDVVVYCILDDDPKLHNTELLDVPVMGNTDDGELLKLLGKKCEVFVATEDAASRRSLTQMLHDEYQVVPVNSIHQRASVSVHAEVGHGNYVGPNAVVAATAKLGAGILMGPNAVVEGQASVGDYAQLGAGAQVGVGASVGQNAFIGAGAVLVAGVKVGDKARVGAGSVVVADVSAGQTVFGNPAVKV; encoded by the coding sequence ATGGAAAACCCCGTTATTATTCTCGGTGCGCAGGCCGTGGGCACCGCCGCGCTGGATGCTTTTTTATCTAATGATGTGGTGGTGTACTGCATCCTCGACGACGACCCCAAGCTGCACAACACCGAGCTGCTCGACGTGCCCGTGATGGGCAATACCGACGACGGCGAGCTGCTGAAGCTGCTAGGCAAAAAATGCGAAGTTTTCGTGGCCACCGAGGATGCCGCCAGCCGCCGCAGCCTCACCCAAATGCTGCACGACGAATACCAGGTAGTACCCGTCAATAGCATTCACCAGCGGGCCAGCGTGTCGGTGCACGCCGAGGTGGGCCACGGCAACTACGTGGGTCCCAATGCGGTAGTGGCCGCCACTGCCAAGCTCGGCGCGGGCATTTTGATGGGTCCCAATGCGGTGGTCGAAGGCCAGGCCAGCGTGGGTGACTATGCGCAGCTGGGAGCCGGCGCGCAGGTGGGGGTAGGGGCCTCGGTGGGCCAAAATGCCTTCATTGGGGCCGGCGCGGTGCTGGTGGCTGGCGTTAAAGTGGGCGACAAAGCCCGCGTCGGGGCCGGCTCGGTGGTGGTGGCCGACGTGTCCGCCGGCCAGACCGTATTTGGTAACCCAGCGGTGAAAGTTTAA
- a CDS encoding DUF2851 family protein: MREDFLHYVWQHQYFDKTDLRTTAGEEIQVLRPGQRNADAGPDFLNARLRLGEVEWNGAVEIHLRASDWQRHHHQVDKKYDQVVLHVVHTADADVCRTNGSLISALALAPRLAPDLLARYEALVAAPPAAPLPCAPLLPQVSQLVRILMTERALLERVERKADTIAELHANLGDDWEATAYHALMAAFGFQKNSEPLARLAKAVPLAVLRRHRHDVRQLEALLFGQAGFLVENEETAQDDYIRDRRQEHEFLRHKYGLGEAALAAHEWNYLRLRPANFPAVRLGQLVGLLHRRPALFDALLTAQSVAALTEFFAGAPAPDYWRAHFRPGRGGRVPSLGKSSIDLLITNVVVPLRVAYARHTGQPALVESSISLLTELPAEHNQYTDLYQDLGFEHRTAADSQGLLALHKGYCQPRRCLHCAIGARLVGGGSETRLRLNR, translated from the coding sequence ATGCGCGAAGATTTCCTCCATTACGTCTGGCAGCATCAATACTTCGATAAAACCGACCTGCGCACCACGGCCGGCGAGGAAATCCAGGTCTTGCGCCCCGGCCAGCGCAACGCTGATGCCGGCCCCGACTTCCTCAACGCTCGCTTGCGTCTGGGCGAAGTGGAGTGGAATGGCGCGGTCGAAATCCATCTGCGCGCTTCCGATTGGCAACGGCATCATCACCAGGTAGATAAGAAATATGACCAGGTGGTATTGCATGTAGTGCACACCGCTGATGCCGACGTGTGCCGCACCAATGGCAGCCTAATTTCGGCGCTGGCGCTGGCCCCACGCCTGGCCCCCGACCTGCTGGCTCGCTACGAGGCGCTGGTGGCCGCCCCGCCCGCCGCCCCGCTGCCCTGCGCCCCGCTGCTACCCCAGGTGTCGCAGCTGGTGCGCATCCTGATGACCGAGCGCGCCCTGCTGGAACGGGTGGAGCGCAAGGCCGATACGATTGCCGAGCTGCACGCAAATTTGGGTGACGACTGGGAGGCTACCGCCTACCACGCATTGATGGCGGCTTTCGGCTTCCAGAAAAATAGCGAGCCGCTGGCCCGCCTGGCCAAAGCCGTGCCGCTGGCCGTGCTGCGCCGCCATCGCCACGATGTGCGCCAGCTGGAGGCGCTGCTGTTCGGGCAGGCCGGTTTTTTGGTGGAAAACGAGGAAACGGCGCAGGATGACTACATCCGCGACCGGCGGCAGGAGCACGAGTTTTTGCGCCACAAGTACGGCCTGGGCGAGGCTGCGCTAGCCGCCCACGAGTGGAATTATTTGCGGCTGCGGCCCGCCAACTTTCCGGCCGTGCGGCTGGGGCAGCTGGTGGGGCTGCTGCACCGCCGCCCGGCCCTGTTCGATGCCCTGCTCACGGCCCAAAGCGTAGCGGCGCTCACCGAGTTTTTTGCGGGCGCGCCGGCCCCCGACTACTGGCGGGCGCACTTCCGGCCCGGCCGGGGGGGTAGGGTGCCCAGTCTTGGTAAGAGCAGCATCGACCTGCTCATTACCAACGTGGTAGTGCCGCTGCGCGTGGCCTATGCCCGCCACACCGGCCAGCCCGCGCTGGTCGAAAGCAGTATTTCCCTGCTCACTGAGCTGCCCGCCGAGCATAATCAATACACCGACCTCTACCAGGACCTAGGCTTCGAGCACCGCACGGCCGCCGATTCGCAGGGGCTGCTGGCCCTGCACAAAGGCTACTGCCAGCCGCGCCGGTGCCTGCACTGCGCCATCGGGGCGCGGCTGGTGGGCGGGGGTAGTGAAACGCGCCTGCGCCTAAATCGATGA
- a CDS encoding LolA family protein, with protein sequence MTKQVSLLALAVTLALPAAAQQDPQAGKILDAVSAKYTSLKSFQAAFTQTLENPAAKLKQNLSGEVTVSGDKYHLATSGQEITNDGKTTWTYLKNENEVNITESDPTNQDMSPAQMYNMYKKGYKYQLLKPVKDGGVTYDQIELTPEDRKNDVFKVDLLINPADKSIKSVKTFKKNGTRTTFTLKNFKPNVPVTATSFAFDKNAHKGVKVVDLR encoded by the coding sequence ATGACCAAGCAAGTTTCCCTGTTGGCGCTGGCCGTTACCCTGGCCCTGCCCGCCGCCGCGCAGCAAGACCCCCAAGCCGGCAAAATACTCGATGCCGTAAGCGCTAAGTACACCAGCCTCAAGTCGTTTCAGGCCGCATTTACCCAAACTCTGGAAAACCCCGCCGCTAAGCTCAAGCAGAACCTGAGCGGCGAAGTGACCGTGAGCGGCGATAAGTATCACCTCGCTACCTCAGGCCAGGAAATCACTAACGACGGCAAAACCACCTGGACCTACCTCAAGAACGAGAACGAGGTCAACATTACCGAGTCTGACCCCACGAACCAGGACATGTCGCCGGCCCAGATGTATAATATGTACAAGAAGGGCTATAAGTACCAGCTGCTCAAGCCGGTAAAGGATGGTGGCGTCACCTACGACCAGATTGAGTTGACGCCGGAAGACCGGAAGAACGACGTATTCAAGGTGGATTTGTTGATAAACCCAGCCGATAAATCTATTAAAAGCGTGAAGACTTTCAAGAAGAATGGTACCCGCACCACCTTCACTCTCAAGAACTTCAAGCCCAACGTGCCGGTAACGGCCACCTCGTTTGCATTCGATAAAAATGCGCACAAGGGCGTGAAAGTGGTGGACTTGCGGTAG